From a region of the Methanobacterium formicicum DSM 3637 genome:
- a CDS encoding glutamate synthase-related protein has protein sequence MDEPGNIRIKVPDSKENRQKCICRLCKSYPHDCSGEILFCGVNESKCDINAKTCLCNKCPVYKEYGLKGLYYCDKVSVGESNILMRKRSKEEDPGFYQEVVNIKDESKTGKSTVGSMGSLKKFPFTLDDIYFIPAQVNKIPLNLEEPVQTSVAIGPHSKKPLQVSSPIMISGMSFGAVSKNVRMVISSTASKLGIGFNSGEGGIINEEKDVGLNYRIVQYSTGRFGVDEKILESAAAVEIRFGQGAYPGKGSYLPAEKITDEIARTRNLEPGEASYSPAHHTDMTDHDTMKGKVEWLREITGGVPIGAKIGCGDIKSDVNLLADIGVDFIALDGFGGGTGATDLYVRDNVGIPVFAALPQAYKTLQELGVKDKISIIAGGGLRTSADFAKCLALGADAVYIGTAALIAINCQQYRICYSDLCPTGIATQDPKLMEQLDVEEGSQKLTNFIELTNEEVANLTRIVGKNNVNQFSTDDLISVNKDFAQITGVRWLNGEYIH, from the coding sequence ATGGATGAACCTGGAAATATAAGGATTAAAGTCCCTGACTCAAAAGAAAACCGACAAAAATGCATATGCAGATTATGTAAAAGTTATCCTCATGATTGTAGTGGTGAAATCCTTTTCTGCGGTGTGAATGAAAGTAAATGTGATATTAATGCAAAAACTTGCCTCTGCAATAAATGCCCGGTATACAAGGAATATGGGCTTAAAGGACTTTACTACTGTGATAAAGTAAGTGTTGGGGAAAGTAACATTCTTATGCGCAAAAGAAGCAAGGAAGAAGATCCTGGCTTCTACCAAGAAGTAGTAAATATCAAGGATGAAAGCAAAACCGGCAAAAGTACAGTTGGTTCTATGGGTTCGCTGAAGAAATTCCCTTTTACCCTTGATGATATCTATTTTATACCTGCACAGGTGAATAAAATACCTTTAAACCTTGAAGAACCAGTTCAAACTTCGGTGGCCATTGGTCCTCACTCAAAAAAACCACTGCAAGTCTCATCACCCATAATGATTTCAGGAATGAGCTTTGGGGCGGTTTCCAAAAATGTGCGGATGGTGATTTCCAGTACCGCTTCAAAACTTGGAATCGGCTTTAATTCAGGTGAAGGTGGAATAATAAATGAAGAAAAAGATGTAGGGTTAAATTATCGTATTGTACAATACTCTACTGGAAGGTTTGGAGTAGATGAAAAGATCCTCGAATCAGCTGCAGCAGTTGAAATTAGATTTGGCCAGGGAGCTTATCCTGGTAAAGGTAGTTATTTGCCTGCAGAGAAGATCACCGATGAAATTGCAAGAACACGTAACTTGGAACCGGGTGAAGCATCTTACTCACCGGCCCACCACACGGACATGACTGACCATGATACTATGAAAGGAAAGGTGGAATGGCTACGTGAAATCACAGGAGGCGTACCAATAGGTGCTAAAATTGGGTGTGGAGATATCAAGTCGGATGTAAATCTATTAGCTGATATTGGTGTGGATTTCATTGCTCTTGATGGCTTTGGTGGGGGTACAGGAGCTACAGACCTGTATGTTAGAGATAATGTGGGAATACCAGTATTTGCTGCACTTCCACAGGCATACAAAACATTGCAAGAGTTAGGAGTTAAAGATAAAATATCGATTATAGCTGGAGGGGGATTGAGAACTTCGGCTGATTTTGCTAAATGTCTGGCATTAGGTGCTGATGCAGTATATATAGGTACTGCAGCATTAATAGCAATAAACTGCCAGCAATATCGGATATGTTACAGTGATCTTTGTCCCACTGGTATTGCCACCCAAGATCCTAAGCTTATGGAACAGTTAGATGTAGAAGAGGGAAGCCAAAAGCTAACCAATTTCATAGAATTAACCAATGAAGAGGTGGCTAATCTAACTCGGATAGTGGGTAAAAATAATGTGAATCAATTTTCCACTGATGATCTGATTTCTGTAAATAAAGATTTTGCCCAGATTACCGGTGTCAGGTGGCTAAATGGGGAATATATCCATTAA
- the hemC gene encoding hydroxymethylbilane synthase produces MQVGTRGSSLAMVQTKNIITSLSKITDEKIDITVIKTTGDKIKDSQLYQMDVKGIFTKELDRAVLEEEVDFAVHSLKDLPSELDDELEIVAIPPRESPHDVLVSSYSWEDLPEGATLGTSSVRREAFCKYHQKNVDIQPIRGNIETRIKKVTSGEYQATLLAEAGLNRLGLTEHLRERFSLDYMTPAAGQGALAVVSRKDSSNKNILKDLNHKDSYNEIMAERKVLEELGVGCQWPLGVCARTQGDKLKLQAILLNREGELISKHDMTGSINQAESIGLEIARSIGEDC; encoded by the coding sequence TTGCAGGTAGGTACAAGAGGAAGCAGTCTGGCCATGGTTCAAACCAAGAATATAATTACCTCTTTATCAAAAATAACAGATGAGAAAATAGATATAACCGTAATAAAGACCACAGGAGATAAAATAAAAGATTCTCAACTTTATCAGATGGATGTTAAGGGAATATTCACCAAGGAACTGGACAGAGCAGTCTTAGAAGAAGAGGTTGATTTTGCAGTACACAGTTTAAAGGATCTTCCCAGTGAACTGGATGATGAACTGGAAATTGTAGCTATCCCACCACGGGAATCACCTCACGATGTTCTGGTATCATCTTACTCATGGGAGGATCTCCCTGAAGGAGCAACTTTAGGGACCAGTAGTGTCAGGAGAGAGGCATTCTGCAAATACCATCAGAAAAATGTGGATATTCAGCCTATCCGGGGCAACATCGAAACCAGGATAAAAAAAGTCACCAGTGGAGAATATCAGGCCACTTTACTGGCTGAAGCAGGTCTCAACAGATTAGGACTTACCGAACACCTACGGGAACGATTTTCTTTGGATTACATGACTCCTGCTGCAGGCCAGGGGGCACTGGCAGTTGTTTCTAGGAAGGATAGCAGTAACAAAAATATTTTAAAAGATTTAAATCACAAAGATTCTTATAATGAAATTATGGCTGAGAGAAAAGTTTTAGAAGAACTGGGTGTTGGTTGCCAGTGGCCTCTAGGAGTTTGTGCTCGTACACAAGGAGATAAATTGAAGCTTCAAGCTATTTTACTTAACAGAGAGGGTGAACTTATCTCTAAACATGACATGACCGGTTCAATAAATCAGGCTGAAAGTATAGGTCTTGAAATCGCCAGAAGCATTGGGGAGGATTGCTAG
- a CDS encoding orotate phosphoribosyltransferase-like protein: MNQKLIEKAYELRSRGFTTGEIADELNVSKDTARWLILQGTDKTKEKAQEKAPVDFAINWKSLGGSSRRMSYVSAAMADMAQQHGDVEVVVGITVSGIPFATMMAEFLDADMAVFHPIKHRKEEDARGAVSSNFASVEGKRVVIVDDVITSGGTIGEAIKVFRSLGAEPLAAVVLIDKKGLLEVEKVPVESLIRVSRLG, from the coding sequence ATGAACCAAAAACTCATTGAAAAGGCTTATGAACTTAGAAGCAGGGGTTTTACCACAGGAGAAATAGCTGATGAACTCAATGTCTCAAAAGACACTGCCCGATGGCTCATACTCCAGGGAACCGATAAAACTAAAGAAAAAGCTCAGGAAAAAGCACCAGTTGATTTTGCCATTAACTGGAAAAGTCTGGGGGGCAGTTCAAGGAGAATGTCCTATGTTTCAGCAGCAATGGCAGACATGGCACAACAGCACGGTGATGTAGAAGTAGTAGTGGGAATCACGGTAAGTGGAATACCATTTGCCACCATGATGGCCGAATTTCTGGATGCAGATATGGCAGTGTTCCACCCCATTAAACACCGCAAGGAAGAGGATGCCCGGGGAGCAGTGAGCAGTAATTTCGCCTCGGTCGAGGGAAAAAGAGTGGTAATAGTGGACGATGTCATCACCAGCGGTGGAACCATTGGCGAAGCAATAAAAGTCTTCCGAAGCCTTGGAGCAGAACCACTGGCAGCAGTGGTACTCATCGACAAAAAAGGGCTATTAGAAGTGGAAAAAGTTCCAGTAGAATCACTTATACGTGTAAGCAGGCTGGGATAA
- the prf1 gene encoding peptide chain release factor aRF-1, whose product MSEPSSTELYEVKRTLKELSDKKGRGTELVSVYIPPDKQISDVVKHMREELSQSANIKSKQTKKNVQSAIEVIMQRMKLFPRPPERGLVLFVGMIPKGGPGTEKMETYVFEPPEPVQTYTYHCNSQFFLEPLEEILEDKEIYGLAVIDRKEATIAVMKGKRIDIVKNLTSGVPGKHKAGGQSQRRFDRLIELAAHEFLKRIGDHMNDAFLELEGLKGVIIGGPGHTKEDFVNGDYLHHEIKQKIITTVDTSYTGEFGIREVIDKSMDILTEIDIMREKKLVQRFLTELVDENGLASYGEAEVRQNLINGAVEVLLLSEDVKSKRYTYECSSCGSQEEETVKNEGEAQEKTCKNCGETIKVASSEDIISDFVKLAEEVGSDVEVISTETEEGMQLLRAFGGIGAILRYRV is encoded by the coding sequence ATGTCAGAACCATCATCAACCGAACTTTACGAGGTTAAGCGCACCCTGAAAGAACTCTCCGATAAAAAAGGACGGGGTACTGAGCTGGTATCTGTTTACATCCCACCAGATAAACAGATCAGCGATGTGGTAAAGCACATGAGAGAGGAACTCAGCCAGAGTGCTAACATCAAAAGTAAACAGACAAAAAAGAATGTTCAATCTGCTATTGAAGTTATAATGCAACGTATGAAGCTTTTCCCACGGCCCCCAGAGAGGGGTCTGGTTCTCTTTGTGGGTATGATTCCCAAGGGAGGTCCAGGTACCGAGAAGATGGAAACTTATGTTTTTGAACCCCCAGAACCGGTTCAGACCTACACTTATCATTGTAACTCCCAGTTTTTCCTGGAACCCCTGGAAGAAATCCTGGAGGACAAGGAAATCTATGGATTGGCAGTTATTGACCGAAAAGAAGCTACAATAGCCGTTATGAAGGGTAAACGGATCGATATAGTTAAAAACCTTACCAGTGGTGTTCCTGGAAAACATAAGGCAGGTGGTCAGTCACAGAGGCGTTTTGACCGATTGATTGAACTTGCAGCCCACGAATTCCTTAAAAGAATTGGTGATCATATGAACGACGCCTTTTTAGAGCTTGAAGGCCTTAAAGGGGTTATTATTGGAGGTCCAGGGCATACTAAAGAGGATTTCGTTAATGGAGATTACCTACACCACGAGATCAAACAAAAAATCATCACCACCGTGGACACATCCTACACCGGGGAATTTGGTATCAGGGAAGTCATAGACAAATCCATGGATATACTCACTGAGATTGACATAATGCGTGAGAAAAAACTGGTTCAACGTTTCCTCACGGAACTGGTGGATGAAAATGGTTTAGCATCCTACGGTGAAGCAGAAGTCAGGCAGAACCTGATTAACGGCGCAGTGGAAGTTTTATTACTTTCAGAGGATGTTAAATCCAAACGATACACCTATGAATGTTCTTCATGTGGAAGCCAGGAAGAGGAAACCGTTAAAAATGAGGGTGAAGCCCAAGAGAAAACCTGTAAGAATTGTGGTGAAACCATAAAGGTTGCATCTTCTGAAGATATTATCAGTGACTTTGTTAAGCTGGCTGAGGAAGTTGGTTCAGATGTTGAGGTCATATCCACTGAAACCGAAGAAGGAATGCAACTACTTCGTGCCTTTGGAGGTATTGGAGCCATATTAAGGTACAGAGTATAA
- a CDS encoding Gfo/Idh/MocA family protein: MKKLNVGVVGVGAMGHNHVRVYTRLKNANLMAVSDLMKGTLAEVSKKYNTVGFVDYDNVLKMPEIDAVSICVPTTYHYEVVMSAIEQGKHVLVEKPIAFTLKEAKAMVRAARKEGVKLATGHVERFNPAVLEAKKLLREKLIGEVVSVSAKRVGPFPPRIKDVGVTIDLAIHEVDVMAYLMDSPVSKVYAHVGSRLEKCEYEDHAEIMMEFYNNAIGMLEVNWLTPYKKRQLEVTGTDGIISLDYIDQTVEIFGKNARNVRVPHNEPLMVELDSFLNAIMLDEKPKITGEDGIHALKTVLAAMKSAKEKVPVKIDID, encoded by the coding sequence GTGAAAAAATTAAACGTGGGAGTTGTTGGTGTAGGGGCCATGGGCCATAACCACGTAAGGGTATACACCCGATTAAAAAATGCTAACCTCATGGCAGTCTCTGATCTCATGAAAGGCACCCTTGCGGAAGTTTCCAAGAAATACAACACTGTGGGCTTTGTTGATTATGATAATGTACTTAAAATGCCAGAAATAGATGCAGTGAGTATCTGTGTCCCCACCACTTACCACTACGAAGTGGTGATGAGTGCCATAGAACAGGGAAAACACGTGCTGGTGGAAAAACCCATTGCATTCACCCTGAAGGAAGCAAAGGCCATGGTCCGAGCAGCCAGAAAGGAAGGAGTGAAACTGGCCACTGGCCACGTGGAACGGTTTAACCCGGCAGTTTTAGAAGCTAAAAAACTTTTAAGAGAAAAACTCATCGGGGAAGTGGTTTCAGTTTCAGCCAAAAGGGTGGGCCCATTCCCTCCACGAATAAAGGATGTGGGAGTAACTATAGATCTGGCCATCCACGAGGTGGATGTCATGGCTTACCTTATGGACAGTCCAGTTTCCAAGGTATACGCACACGTTGGCAGTAGACTGGAAAAATGTGAATACGAAGACCATGCCGAGATCATGATGGAGTTCTACAACAACGCCATCGGTATGCTGGAAGTGAACTGGCTCACACCCTATAAAAAGCGACAGTTGGAAGTCACTGGAACTGATGGTATAATCTCTCTGGATTACATAGACCAGACTGTGGAGATATTCGGGAAAAACGCCAGGAACGTCAGGGTACCTCATAATGAACCCCTAATGGTGGAATTGGACTCATTCTTAAACGCAATTATGCTGGATGAAAAACCAAAAATAACAGGGGAAGATGGAATACATGCCCTTAAAACAGTCTTGGCAGCAATGAAATCTGCTAAAGAGAAAGTTCCAGTTAAAATTGATATTGATTAA
- the cfbE gene encoding coenzyme F430 synthase has product MRILVVDMTHGGTILASEFSKRKDCKVFAWDIYQTLSEEDKSLLEAQGIELVGESFYESYFHENIVLENDMSRSSLKNDKSNLMVVAPVHCNLPQPPHMTHHQAVGFLLKDQINVPVIEITGVKGKTSTTAMLKEIYRDENPLILSSLGVKVVEDGQEITLQKDISITPASIITAWQLSQKFYKNKVHNVGICIFESSLGGTGLADVGVITNIAEDYSIARGSSSASKAKLQMFKSKVTVCDNESYQKTYSHHYSLNHKPNTFSIDGIGDNVNVKAHIINYGLHKTVFQVKVIDLITINGTSINTSFEVSTFAPAQHHLENTLSAITASLSMGTPIESISNGLKNFTGLPGRTSLSKVGDMVIIEEINPGINVTAVKKAVNMIKGYEKPVLIVGGSYGVTCEEIDETSLSNFLADQSDEVFMILTGDLGLSLWKQMEKQYNYCNSIELALNKSKKVGAKNILLIYRSNFSELGRR; this is encoded by the coding sequence ATGAGAATTTTAGTAGTGGACATGACCCATGGAGGAACCATACTGGCCTCTGAATTTTCTAAAAGAAAAGATTGCAAAGTTTTTGCATGGGACATTTACCAAACGTTATCCGAAGAAGATAAATCACTACTGGAAGCTCAGGGAATAGAACTGGTTGGTGAATCATTCTATGAGAGTTATTTTCATGAAAATATTGTCCTGGAAAATGATATGTCCAGGAGCTCATTGAAAAATGATAAATCTAACTTAATGGTTGTAGCTCCGGTTCACTGTAATCTACCCCAACCTCCCCACATGACCCACCATCAGGCAGTGGGATTTCTCCTGAAAGACCAAATAAACGTACCAGTAATTGAAATAACTGGGGTGAAGGGAAAAACCAGCACCACTGCCATGCTCAAGGAGATATACCGTGATGAAAATCCGCTGATATTAAGCAGTCTGGGCGTTAAAGTTGTGGAAGATGGGCAGGAAATCACCCTCCAAAAAGATATCAGCATTACCCCCGCCAGTATCATAACTGCCTGGCAACTTTCACAGAAATTCTATAAAAATAAAGTTCATAATGTGGGCATCTGCATATTTGAAAGTTCCCTGGGAGGAACAGGACTGGCTGATGTGGGAGTTATCACCAATATTGCAGAGGATTACAGCATAGCCCGTGGAAGTAGCAGTGCCAGTAAAGCCAAGCTGCAGATGTTTAAAAGTAAAGTAACAGTCTGTGATAATGAATCTTACCAGAAAACTTATTCTCATCACTATTCATTAAACCATAAACCGAATACATTCTCAATTGATGGAATAGGGGATAACGTAAATGTTAAAGCACACATCATTAATTATGGGCTTCATAAGACTGTATTCCAGGTTAAAGTGATAGATCTTATAACCATAAATGGAACATCCATAAACACTTCCTTTGAAGTTTCCACATTTGCCCCTGCCCAACATCACCTTGAAAACACCCTTTCTGCAATAACTGCATCGTTATCCATGGGAACTCCCATTGAATCGATTAGTAATGGTTTAAAAAACTTTACAGGATTACCAGGCAGGACTTCCCTCAGTAAAGTGGGGGATATGGTAATTATTGAAGAGATCAATCCTGGAATAAATGTTACAGCCGTTAAAAAAGCAGTTAACATGATAAAAGGTTATGAAAAACCAGTTCTGATTGTGGGTGGAAGTTACGGTGTAACCTGTGAGGAGATTGATGAAACGTCTCTTTCAAACTTTTTAGCTGACCAGAGTGATGAAGTTTTCATGATATTAACTGGGGATCTAGGTCTTAGTCTATGGAAACAGATGGAAAAACAGTATAATTATTGTAACAGTATAGAACTGGCACTTAATAAATCAAAAAAGGTTGGGGCGAAAAATATATTGCTCATATATCGTTCCAATTTTTCGGAACTGGGTAGGAGATAA